Genomic DNA from Manis pentadactyla isolate mManPen7 chromosome 14, mManPen7.hap1, whole genome shotgun sequence:
GACTTCAGCACGCAGGTGTATGTAGCCAGGGCCTGTGTACAGAGGCTGCTGACAGCCTTGCAGCCTGTATatgccttcctcctcctccatgacCACCTGGAGAGGGCAGCAGTGTCGTCTCTGGCCAGTTAGAAACTTTGAGATGGTTGCCTCTGGGCTTGCTGTCTGCCTTGAGTTGTATTCCTGTGGCATCTTAAGTTTTTTCACAGTTTAGAGAGTTGTCTAAGGAGGGCTATGAGGGGAGGAAAAGGTAGAGATAGATGTCTGATAATCATTAGCTGACTGAAGTCAAACGGTTCTCTCGGATGTTAACGCAGGGCCAAGCTGGGCCATGGCCTTCTCTCGGGGGAGTATTCCAAGCCAGCACCAGAGTCAGGCGATGGGGAGCAGGTGCCAGAACAAAAGGTGAGCCTGGGACTCTGTTCCTTTCAGGCTCTGGAATtagggggaaactgaggtctgGGAGATGTCTAAAAAAGGCCACTCGGTGGCCTCTTGAGCCCCGGCTGAGTCTCTGCCCTGGCTCTGCCTAGGAAGTTCAAGATGGCATTGCCCCTCGGATGTTCAAGGCCCTCATTGGCAAGGGCCACCCTGAGTTCTCCACCAACCGGCAGCAGGATGCCCAGGAGTTCTTCCTTCACCTTATCAACATGGTGGAGGTAAGGGCTGGAGGGTGGCAAGGAAGGGCCCTCTGCACAGCCCTTGCACCTGCCCGCAGttcacccccttctccctcttgcCCATTCCTCCCTTGTCAGCCCCACTCCTGTAGCCTGACATTTGCGTGCACTGAGCCTTTCCTGAGTAGCAGTTGCACGTGAGAAGAGTAAAGCCAGGCAGTGGTCCTGACCCTTGGCAGGCTTGCAGCCAGTGAAGGGTACACCCAGAGAAAGTGACATGAGGATACTCACTGCCTGCAAAGAAAAATACACGCCTATTCGAGCCCCGGCCCACAGCACTGAGATGGGGTGTTAACTAGGGaaggcttctgctctgctcttgcATCCCATGCCTCTTAGCGGTAGTCTCCCTTGCACTCCCCTCTCCTTGGCTCTCAGTGAACTTTTTTGGCCCCTGCCTCATTTCCTGGCTGCCCAGATCTCCTCACTCTGCCTTTTTGCCCACAGAGGAATTGCCGGAGCTCTGAAAATCCTAATGAAGTGTTCCGCTTCTTGGTGGAGGAAAAGATCAAGTGCCTGGCCACAGAGAAGGTGAAGTACACTCAGCGAGTGGACTACATCATGCAGCTGCCTGTGCCCATGGATGCAGCCCTCAACAAAGGTCAGTTGTGCACTCAGCAGGGCCTGGGTGTGGTTGGAGTCTGAGGTTGAGGAGTGTGTGGGTACCATGTAGGGAGCAGAGCCCACAGTCTGCTCTGCCCCCCAGCCAGAGGTCTGATGCCAGGCCATCGGGGGCAGGTAGGGTTAGCCCTGCCCACAGCTTTTGGGCAGACCTGTGTTGAGAGAGGCAAGACCACATACAGACCTGTGTCAGGTGGTTGGGGAGCGCGGAGGAGCTGAAGTAGCGGAGGACACAGCCAGTAGGGCGAGGCTAAGTGGGGAAAGGGGCTGCACCCGCTCAAGGCTCCACCCGCCCCTTCTGTCTCCAGGCGAGCTTCTGGAGTATGAGGAGAAGAAGCGGCAGGCCGAAGAGGAGAAGCTGCCACTGCCAGAACTGGTCCGGGCCCAGGTGCCCTTCAGCTCCTGCCTGGAGGCCTACGGGGCCCCTGAGCAGGTGGATGATTTCTGGAGCACAGCCCTGCAAGCCAAGTCGGTTGCTGTCAAGTGAGTAGTCCTGTTGGCCGGGGCCTCCGCTTCTGGGGCTGGGACGGGGTGgcaccagagacactctgcctctctcactgGCTCGTCCCTCTGTGGTTGGCATCTTGGGGTTGCATCAGCTGGGGCTGGTAATCGGGCCCTGACGGTGCCAAGGGGCCCCAGCAGCAGTGGGTGCGGATGATTCTAGTTAGCTTGtcctgcccccagctccctcGGCTTCCTTGTGGTCAGGGTCACTTTTTGGTACAGCTTCTCTCCACTCACTCCCTCAGTCCTGGCAGAGCACAGGTACCTAGTACCAGCTGTGGGCAGAATTTGGATTTCCAGCAAACAGCCCCACTTTTTGCCTAACTCTTCTGTTGGCATGTGCTTGAGATCTGAAAGGGTACTTTGGGGTCAAGGGATTTCAGCCCCTTTGCTCCTGCCCCCCGAGACAGCCTCCTGGCTTCTGCTCTTTGTCTGCAGATGCTCTGAGGCCTGCTCAGGGCAAGATAAGAATATGGAGTATCTTctgggttattagatcttctgcCTGTGAGAGGCTGAACCCCAGGGTAGGGGTTTCAGGAGTGGAGAGCCTTGGGATTCTCTGGGTACCAGGACATTCTCTCTTCCATAGGACTACACGATTTGCCTCATTCCCTGACTACCTGGTCATCCAGATCAAGAAGTTCACGTTCGGCTTAGACTGGGTGCCCAAGAAACTGGGTATGGTGGCTGGGACAAGGGAGGCAGGTGAAGCAGGAAATGCTAGAAATATAAGGAGCCTGACAGGGAGTCAGATGCCAGAACGTAAACTAGTGTTTAGCTTTCCTCCGAAAGGGGAAAACATTACCTTAGATGTTTCAAAACGTGTCTAGTTTGGAAAGCACTTTATTTTATAGTTACGATTTACAACCAAAAATGATTTTCATAGTTTTATTTCTACAATTGGCAAGATTCTGTTGAGATCCACAGAGGTATAAAATCATTCTGTTGTGCAAGTTGGAAGCCCTCTTCCTTGTCCATGGCTCATTCGTGGTAGATCTAGGGCTGCAGGTCTCCTGGCCCCCAGGCCCACAGTTGCTCTTGTTACCTTGGGACCCCTAAGGTTGGTACTGCCCTGAGCAGCTCCTCCTCATGGAGCAGTGCCAAGACACGGGGCAGGGGCTTGGGGTTCCCAAAGTGCTCTCCCAGGAAGGGCCTCAGGGAGCTGCTAGGCGACCTTGCCATTCCGATTCCAGATGTGTCCATTGAGATGCCAGAGGAGCTAGACATCTCCCAGTTGAGGGGCACAGGGCTGCAGCCTGGGGAGGAGGAACTGCCTGACATTGCCCCACCCCTGGTCACTCCGGATGAGCCCAAAGGTAGCCTTGGTTTCTATGGCAACGAAGACGAAGACTCCTTCTGCTCCCCTCACTTCTCCTCTCCGACATGTTAGTGACTCTTCTTCCTGCCTGTCTCTCTCCTTGGCTGGTGGGGGTCCTCTCTGTCTGCTCCCTTTGCCcctgtgctttttatttctcctgtcCTCCCTTTCAAATCCCTTCTGCCCCCTCTGTGAGGACCAGCTAAGTGCTCCCAGCCACCTCTCTGTGGGCATGGCAGCAGCACTGGCCGGTGGCCTCTCTGCCCTTGTTCTCTCATGGTTGGGGCAGGAGCAGGATTCACGCTCCAGAAATGGGGCCCGTCCTGTTGAGGATGGGCCAGGCAGGGGACCCATGGGGGACCTTTGGCTTCAGTCTGTATCTGTAGGATAACAGCTGGACCCACATTATGTTGTGCTTCACTTTAGTTCTGGAATAAGGTCTGCATGGtatggggggtgggggctggactTTGTGAGGGAGGAGCAGCAGATGGTGACCTAAGGACCCAAGTCACAGCACCCACCTGCTCCTACCGCAGCACCCATGTTGGATGAATCGGTCATCGTCCAGCTGGTGGAGATGGGCTTCCCTATGGACGCCTGCCGCAAAGCTGTCTACTACACGGGCAACAGTGGGGCCGAGGCTGCCATGAATTGGGTCATGTCACACATGGACGATCCAGGTAGGCAGCGGTGGTGAGCAGGGCGGGCAGGGCCACTGCCCTCCCCTAAACGCTTCAACCCCTTCACACCCACAGATTTTGCAAACCCCCTCATCCTGCCTGGCGCCAGTGGGCCTGGCTCCACAAGTGCAGCCACTGACCCCCCAccagaggactgtgtgaccaccATCGTCTCCATGGGCTTCTCCCGGGACCAGGCTCTGAAAGCTCTGCGGGCCACGGTACGGGTTGCCCCCAGCTCAGGGCATGGGCCTGGGGGGGAAGAAGGGGGCGGGAGTGAGCACCATCCTTTGTGAGCAAGGCCAGAAACAGCCAGTGTGGTCTGGCCAAGGCTGGGGCACCACCATTTTGTGGCAGTGAAGAAGGAGTTGGGGCTTCCACTGTTGGTGTTCTTGCCCTTCAACTTGGAAAAAGTAACAATGCTTCCCTCCTCTCCAAGAACAATAGTTTAGAACGGGCTGTGGACTGGATCTTCAGTCATATTGATGACCTAGATGCAGAAGCTGCCATGGACATCTCAGAGGGCCGCTCAGCTGCTGACTCAATCTCTGAGTCTGTGCCAGTGGGACCTAAAGTCCGGGATGGCCCTGGAAGTGAGTGTCCCTGGGAAACAGAGCAGTCCACTACACTAGATCCTCACTCCGAGGCAGCTCTCTTTCCCTCAAGGGAGTGCATGGGCTTCTTTCCACTGATGTCACTTCTGAAGGGGGGGTTCTAGGAGCCTGAGACAAACTTTTGGCCCAATATGTGCCTGATTCCCTGAAACTCATGTCCTGACTTTGAgttgttaggtctgtctctgggCTGTCACTCCAGGATTCCTCTCATCTTCTCcgccctctctctccttccctagaATATCAACTCTTTGCCTTCATTAGTCACATGGGCACCTCTACCATGTGTGGTCACTACGTCTGCCACATCAAGAAGGAAGGCAGGTGAGGGGCTGGCTGTGTGCATTTTAAATGGGGGAGTGGTGGGAATGAGCAGGGGCATCCTGGAAGTCCTCAATACTATGGAAGAAGGTGAAGGGGCTGCTGATGGCAGGGCACAGATACACCAGGAAGTGACAGAAAACCTGACAGCAGGGATCTGCAAACTGCAGCCCAAGGTCTTACTCTGGCTACCtgttttataaacaaaaaataaagtgttaatgAACATAACTACACTTAACTCATTTATGTATCATGTGTAGCTGTTTTTACCCTGTAATGGAAGTTGAGCAGTCAGAGACTAGATGGCCTGTAAAGCCTgcaatatttactgtctggccctttacagaaaaagtttgctgatccctgcCTACCAGGAACAGGGTTGAGGGGTCGCTGTAGAGGTACCAGAGGATCTGGAGACACCAAGCAGGGGACATGATATTGGGAGGCTCCCGTCAGACATGTAGCAGTGGGACTGTAGGTTTGGGGGCTGAACCGAGAATGGAGGGAGCCTCTGCCCCAGAATCACTAGGACCAATCCCAGGAGCTGTCAGACTGGCTGCACTGTGCAGCACCCAGTTTGCTCATCCTTTTCCACTTTCCCCCCACTTCCCCAGGTGGGTGATCTACAATGACCAGAAAGTGTGTGCCTCTGAGAAGCCACCCAAGGACCTGGGCTACATCTACTTCTACCAGAGAGTGGCCAGCTAAGAGCCTGCCCTGACCCCTTACCACTGGGGGCAGGGGACAGACCACTTGGCATGAGGGATAGCGGCTGCAGGATGGATGTCAGCTCCCTGCTCTGTaccctttttctttctgtctccagcagcagggaagaagCTAGAGGCCACAGGAGAATGGCCAAGCAAAGCAGGGAACGGGGTGCACTCAGAGACTTTGGGGACAGGGCCGGAAGGGAGTGGGGGGGGCTGGCCACCTGTCTATGAGGAGACTTTGTTGCTTTCCCACCCACTGACCCCACAGTGCTCTGCTTCTCTGTAATCCTGCCAGCCCCTGGTGTGGAGGGGGcccgtctgtgtgtgtgtgtgtgggcgcaGCTCCATGCAGCCTCTTCCCGAGGAGAGGCACCCATGCCTCCAGTCCCCCTTTGTGTTTGCTCCTTGCGTGTGTAGTCAGACAAGGAGGCATGTGAGGGATGGGGATCCCCGTCACCCTCCTGCCTCAGTCCTTCTCCCACCCCGTCTCTTCCCTGTTCTCTGGAAAATGCCAAAATACACGATGTGAATAAAAGTACAGTGGCTAGATTGTGTCTCGTTTAGTACCCTGGACTGACCTTCACTGGGGACAGCATGGGGACCAGCTTCTGAGGATGCCCAGCCCCgcccccattttccctccctGCCAGCCTCCCATTCCTCCACCTGGCAGTTCCTTACTTTTCCCGAGTTCTAGAGCTCTTGGGAAATTAAGTGGAGATGAGTCAAAGAGCACTGGGGCAGTAGAGGAAAGTTGAGGGCTGGGGGATGTCAGGTCAGGGTGGGTAGAGTGGATGACAGCTGGGGGTGAAGAGCCCTTCCAAACAGCAGTCACCAAAAAGGGGCCCAGTGGGTCCTTGCCAAATTTCCGTAAGACTAGAGAGCCCGAGCCCCAGGCCCTGCACGCAGCCTGTCATTTGGCCAGCTGGGGCGAAGTGTAGGGTACTTCGGGCTTTCTTAGCTCCCCATTTCCAGGCCAATGTGGGCTGTCCCTTCTGCTCAGCGATCAAGATGCAGCTACTCCAGTGGGGGCCGGGGGCTCCTTTTCCCAGAGTTAGAGAGAAGTCCCCCAGAGTTCCCTCAGCCCAGGCGAGCAATGTGGGGTTAAGGCCGAGCAGTGGGAGTGGCCAGGCCTGGCAGCGAGCTCCCCCGGGACCACCTCTGGCCTCGTGGGGGCTGGATCGTGACGTGGGGGTTCGTCTAAGCGAGGGGGGGCACAGTTTTCGCCTCCCGAAAGTCAGGCAGGCAACTGAGGCTGGAACGTTGCTAAGAGAAAGGGGGAAACGTCAGAGCGCGGCAGCGCGgcgggcgggcggggccgggggcaGGACTTGCCGGCAGGGGCCGGGCTAACGGTGGTCGACGACGAGCGGGAGGCGGAGTTCCGCCTCACCGCGCTCTATATAAGCGGGCAGTGGCAGCGACTGCGCGGCGGTTCTGACCTTCAGTGTGTCGGCGGCAGCGCCATGGCGCCCTCCAGGAAGTTCTTCGTCGGGGGCAACTGGAAGATGAACGGGCGGAAGAAGGGTCTGGGGGAGCTCATCAGCACCCTGAACGCGGCCAAGGTTCCGGCCGACACGGGTGAGCCCTCGCCGGGGAGGGACCGAGGTGGGGTGGTCGGGCGTGGCTGCGCCCTCCCCCGAGCTCTCGCGGCGGGTGTCCGCGTGCACCTGGATGCCGGGCTCCGGACGAGGGCAATTGGGGTCCGCATGATGGCCCTGGGCACCGTGGCTCCGCAGCCGCAGTGCCGGGGGTGTGTCGAGGGAGAAAGGCGGAGCCTTCTGACTCTGGG
This window encodes:
- the USP5 gene encoding ubiquitin carboxyl-terminal hydrolase 5 isoform X1, translated to MAELSEEALLSVLPTIRVPKAGDRVHKDECAFSFDTPESEGGLYICMNTFLGFGKQYVERHFNKTGQRVYLHLRRTRRPKEEDTTSGTGDPPRKKPTRLAIGVEGGFDLSEEKFEYDEDVKIVILPDYLEIARDGLGGLPDIVRDRVTCVVEALLSADSASRKLEVQAWDGEVRQVSKHAFNLKQLDSPARIPPCGWKCSKCDMRENLWLNLTDGSILCGRRYFDGSGGNNHAVEHYRETGYPLAVKLGTITPDGADVYSYDEDDMVLDPSLAEHLSHFGIDMLKMQKTDKTMTELEIDMNQRIGEWELIQESGVPLKPLFGPGYTGIRNLGNSCYLNSVVQVLFSIPDFQRKYVDKLEKIFQNAPADPTQDFSTQVAKLGHGLLSGEYSKPAPESGDGEQVPEQKEVQDGIAPRMFKALIGKGHPEFSTNRQQDAQEFFLHLINMVERNCRSSENPNEVFRFLVEEKIKCLATEKVKYTQRVDYIMQLPVPMDAALNKGELLEYEEKKRQAEEEKLPLPELVRAQVPFSSCLEAYGAPEQVDDFWSTALQAKSVAVKTTRFASFPDYLVIQIKKFTFGLDWVPKKLDVSIEMPEELDISQLRGTGLQPGEEELPDIAPPLVTPDEPKGSLGFYGNEDEDSFCSPHFSSPTSPMLDESVIVQLVEMGFPMDACRKAVYYTGNSGAEAAMNWVMSHMDDPDFANPLILPGASGPGSTSAATDPPPEDCVTTIVSMGFSRDQALKALRATNNSLERAVDWIFSHIDDLDAEAAMDISEGRSAADSISESVPVGPKVRDGPGKYQLFAFISHMGTSTMCGHYVCHIKKEGRWVIYNDQKVCASEKPPKDLGYIYFYQRVAS
- the USP5 gene encoding ubiquitin carboxyl-terminal hydrolase 5 isoform X2; its protein translation is MAELSEEALLSVLPTIRVPKAGDRVHKDECAFSFDTPESEGGLYICMNTFLGFGKQYVERHFNKTGQRVYLHLRRTRRPKEEDTTSGTGDPPRKKPTRLAIGVEGGFDLSEEKFEYDEDVKIVILPDYLEIARDGLGGLPDIVRDRVTCVVEALLSADSASRKLEVQAWDGEVRQVSKHAFNLKQLDSPARIPPCGWKCSKCDMRENLWLNLTDGSILCGRRYFDGSGGNNHAVEHYRETGYPLAVKLGTITPDGADVYSYDEDDMVLDPSLAEHLSHFGIDMLKMQKTDKTMTELEIDMNQRIGEWELIQESGVPLKPLFGPGYTGIRNLGNSCYLNSVVQVLFSIPDFQRKYVDKLEKIFQNAPADPTQDFSTQVAKLGHGLLSGEYSKPAPESGDGEQVPEQKEVQDGIAPRMFKALIGKGHPEFSTNRQQDAQEFFLHLINMVERNCRSSENPNEVFRFLVEEKIKCLATEKVKYTQRVDYIMQLPVPMDAALNKGELLEYEEKKRQAEEEKLPLPELVRAQVPFSSCLEAYGAPEQVDDFWSTALQAKSVAVKTTRFASFPDYLVIQIKKFTFGLDWVPKKLDVSIEMPEELDISQLRGTGLQPGEEELPDIAPPLVTPDEPKAPMLDESVIVQLVEMGFPMDACRKAVYYTGNSGAEAAMNWVMSHMDDPDFANPLILPGASGPGSTSAATDPPPEDCVTTIVSMGFSRDQALKALRATNNSLERAVDWIFSHIDDLDAEAAMDISEGRSAADSISESVPVGPKVRDGPGKYQLFAFISHMGTSTMCGHYVCHIKKEGRWVIYNDQKVCASEKPPKDLGYIYFYQRVAS